The Lolium rigidum isolate FL_2022 chromosome 1, APGP_CSIRO_Lrig_0.1, whole genome shotgun sequence region CTACGACCCAAGATATTGCATCCACAGTATCGACGCGATGTGAACACAATCGTTAACTAGCTATTCAACTGCTAAACAATTCGTAAACAATCATAAATTAGCTGGCAAAGAACATAGTTTTGAGTTGTGGCTTGTGTGTCCTATAAATAGATAACCCGTCAGAGTATCAAGCACACCATCGAGCACACACAGCTAGCGCACAGATCGACCAACAAGCCTTGCGTTACAAATCATCGCGCGCCGTGGTTTCGTCACAAAGCAAAGGAACAGCGAAGCTAACTAGCCATGGTGAAGACAACGACGAGCAATGGCAGCGTGGGGGCGAAGCAGCACCTCGGAGGGCATGGCAATGGCGGCAAGATGAGGACGTACAAGGGCGTGCGGATGAGGAGCTGGGGCGCTTGGGTTTCTGAGATCCGCGCGCCGGGGCAGAAGACCAGGATATGGCTCGGCTCCCACTCcaccgccgaggcggcggcgcgcgcctaCGACGCCGCGTTGCTCTGCCTCAAgggtgcctccgccgccgccgagctcaaCTTCCCCGTGCGCTTTCCCTTCGACCTCCCGCCCGCCGCCATGTCGCCCAAGTCCATCCAGcgcgtcgctgccgccgccgccgccggcagtgcCAGCGCTCCTATCGACTTCACCTGTGCCGGTGCCGGCAGTGCCAGCCACAGCGATAGTGATAATGGCATCGCCTCGGACTGTAGCTCCAGCAATGCCTCCGCCGTGAGCTCCCCGGAGACGGCGGGCAGCTGCAGTGACACCGCCGACCTGGACGGCTACGACATCGGAGGAGACCTCCCGGATTACAGCGCACTCGCGGACATCGACGCGTTCTTCCAGTCGCCCAAGTGCATGGAGTACGCCATGATGGACCCGTGCAGCTCCTTTTTCGCGCCGGCGCCCATGGAGATGGAGGACGCGTGTGGCTGGGAGGAGGAAGGCCACATTGCGCTCTGGAGCTTCTCCTCTCTCAACTGAACTCTCAAGTGGAGTCAGGGGAAGACGAAGCAACTGACAAATCGTTAATCAAAGCGAAGACCGGAACTGGTCACGCATGGTGATAACTATACACAATTTTATACGTTATATACATTAATTTTATTCGATGTACAAAGTGATAATAAGCCAGTTAAGCATTGTGACTTGTGAGGGGGAGCTCTAAtggagctactccctccgttcctttttaattgactcggatttagtacaaatttgtactaaattcgagtcaattaaaaaaaaacggagggagtacatgttttAAGGCAGCTTCCATGGAGTTAACCTCCTTACGAGTGCTtgttacattttttttttgcggggcaaACGGGATTGTATTAATTAGTAACAGTGTGATTACAATCCCGAAGGATACGACTCATAAGAGACTCGGGAGCCGCATCTAGCCAAACTTCAGTCCTATTTTGAAACATACCAAATCTAGCTAACTCATGACTTGCACTATTCTGCCCTTACATTCATATGTAAAAGCTGCTTAATTTGCAATTGCAAGTATAAGATATGGTTTACAAGTATCGGATTCTATGTCAGATTTTTTCTTCAGATGATTACGAAGTCGCACCATACATCTATTAGCTAACAAACCCCTTAAGGCAAGAAGAACTGTGGCGGAAGCGGTCATCAACGGTGCTTGGATCGATGGTATtaagaaattaagaaaccattcTACATACAGGGTTTTATGCAGGTTGTTGCCATATCAGAAGAGCTCACTAATATGCACCTAAACCATGACCCTGATGATGTATGGACGTGGAATTGGAGCGGCAATGGGTCCTTCACATTCAAAGCGTCTACGGCACGGTGTGACATGACTAAAGAAACTTGGAGATATATCTTGGGTGCCATTACTTTGAAAAATCACGCGGTCTAGATCAGAGGAAGAGTATGGACAGCTAACAGACTTGCAAAACGAGGCCTTCCTCACAGCGCGCGATGGGTCTTTTGCAACGCTACTGAAGAATAGGCTCGGCATATCTTCATTGGCTGCAAGGTGGTCAACATTGTTATGAACTGGATCCTGAGGTGGGCTGGTTTAACGCAAGCTATCCTATTCAGTAATCTAAGCCTTAAAATATGGTGGCAACAAGTGATAGCCAATTTTCAAAACATTGGTATGTACAAGCTGAATCTGACCCATCCTAATCTCTTGGTCGATCTGGAAAGAAAGAAACAACTCGTTGTTTGAAAAAAACTACAAACCTATGCTTCAATTATCTATCAAATCCAATTAAAGAAAAAACAGTGTGATATTTCAGAGTTTTATCGGCGCTATAGCATATTTGGAGAGTGAACACTACTTTATGCATATTTAGCTCGCTACAATGCTAATTCCGCTATTAGCGGCGCTATGCATGCTATTTTTCACAGCGTTGTAGCGGCGCTATTCTACGTAGACAAAATAGAGCAACCGACTAGCCATTTTGAGCCTTTTGGTCCACGAGCCACCGAAGTCATTTCTAACCCTAGCCATTCAACCCGTCGGCAACCACTGAACCACATCGACAATCCCCACTTCGTCTCACATGATGTGTACATGTTGAAGAAGAATCAACATCACAACGAGCAAGAGTTGCCATTGCAACAAAAAATAAAGAAAGTTTGCCAGCCTCGGAAGAAGAAGTTGGTTCCAGTTTTTCATGATGATGAGCTGAAATGTGCGGGTTCTTCTTCTGAATCGGATGATGACCCATGCATTCTCCATCTAGTTCATTTGATTTTGATTAATTGCTACTTATGCTATGTTGTTGGCTTGTTAATTGTTTATCTAGACTATGCCTATTGGTTGGTTAATTTTCTGCTAGTCTTTTTTTAAATCTTAATTCTCCATCTAGTTCTAGACTATGGCTATTGAATTGTTGATGTTATTTCCTCTCTCTCAAATTAGGACACATATTAGTTTTGTTCAAAGTCAAATTTTGTAAATTTTAATTAAATATATAAAAATTTATAGAAACATCTACAACATGAGCTCAACGTTATTAGAATCATCATGATATATACTTTTATATTATATGAATTTTGTATTATAAAGGTTAATATACTTTCATATATAGTTGGACCAACATTATAGTGTTTGAATTTGACCAAACCTAATATGCATCCTAAATTGGGAAGAAGAGAGTACTTGTTAGTCTGGAACAAATCTTTGTCTTTCATTGTGATCCGGACTTTGTAAATTTGATTTGTTGATCATTGTGATTTAGATAATTTTTTAGCTGGTGAAATCCTTAATATACATGGTACATCTgtcatttttaatattttttgtgtGAAATGCTATTAGCATGATATGACGTGCATATCGTATTTTGGAAAGCCACACTATTTCATTTAGCGCGCTATTCTTTTCATTGAATCCAATCAGAAGCTGGACAGTGGCCCGTGGGCGATAGCAAGCAAGGGCCGCTTTAGTTTGTAGGGTGTTAGTTTCGCTGTAAGCACTGATTTTCTGTTGttgtgggtggaacggtgttgacCTTTCGGTCCACCGGGTACGTGTTAATATAGCGAGTAATAGCCCCTTGTAGGGCAATACAGAGTTGGACACGTATATGAGTGGTGTACTATACCATATCATATACGTGTCGATATTACATCTCTAATACCCTCCTTAATCTAGACCTGGGAGAGGTttagattacgcttaaactcatTGAGTTTCTTAGTACATAAAGCTTTGGTGAAGCCATCTGCAATCTGGTCCTTGTTGGAAATAAACCTGACATCAAGTTGCTTGCTAGCAACTCGTACTCTAACAAAGAaaaaatcaatctcaatatgcttAGTGCGAGCATGAAAAACTAGATTAGCAGACAGGTAGATGGCACCAAGATTATCGCATCATAAGCTTGGTTTTTTCCTTGAGTCTCACACCTAGTTCTTGAACAAGAGCTTCAACCCAAATAAGCTCAGCAGTGACATTTGCAAGTGCTTTATATTCAGCCTCTGTGCTATAACGAGACATTGTAGATTGTTTCCTGGCACTCCAAGAAATAAGATTGCGACCAAAAAAGATAGCAAATCCACCAGTTGAGCGTCTGTCATGTAAATCACCTGCCCAGTCTGCATCAGAATAGGCACTAAGGAGTGTGGAAGAAGACCTCTGAAAAGTGAGACCAACTTGGCTTGTGCCCTGAATATACCTCAAAATCCTCTTGACaacagttgatacgtctccaacgtatctataatttcttatgttccatgctagttttatgacaatacctacatgttttattcatactttatatcgttttgatgcattttccggaactaacctattaacaagatgccgaagtgccaattcctgttttctgctgtttttggtttcaaaaatcttacacaggaaatattctcggaattggacaaaattaatgcccacgatcttatatttcacggaagccctgggggccccaccccacatggcggcgcggccaaggggggggggggcgccagcctatgggggggccacccctggctcctcggaggctgcccttccgcctatatattctctccgcctcgaaaaccctaaaa contains the following coding sequences:
- the LOC124671390 gene encoding ethylene-responsive transcription factor ERF013-like, giving the protein MVKTTTSNGSVGAKQHLGGHGNGGKMRTYKGVRMRSWGAWVSEIRAPGQKTRIWLGSHSTAEAAARAYDAALLCLKGASAAAELNFPVRFPFDLPPAAMSPKSIQRVAAAAAAGSASAPIDFTCAGAGSASHSDSDNGIASDCSSSNASAVSSPETAGSCSDTADLDGYDIGGDLPDYSALADIDAFFQSPKCMEYAMMDPCSSFFAPAPMEMEDACGWEEEGHIALWSFSSLN